The following proteins are co-located in the Streptomyces sp. DT2A-34 genome:
- a CDS encoding MFS transporter — MTVDALAEPVERVGRGWTAALSLANVAIWVGWYGPLQILLAQQAEDFAPGTGMSKETLLAWVTGMGAVVSLLANPFFGALSDRTTARWGRRTPWIVAGAAGGALSLLLLAGADGLWTMALGWCLVQLTLNAAFAAVTAAVPDRVPRLQRGVVGGWLGAAQILGAVAGTGLATAVGGIGAGYAACAVFAVAGVLPYVLRYRDLRLGAADRPTWSWRSFATGFWLSPRRYPDFGWAWLTRFLINLSNALVILYLLYYLRDRLHYADPEQGVLILTAVNSVTLLATVVVGGAWSDRVGRRKPFVHWSGVLMAAATALLSVWQTWPSAIVVAALLGLGLGVFMSVDFALMTDVLPKALDRGKDLGVINVANALPQVAAPAVAAPIVTHLGGYRVLYVVAAVAGLAGAVLVGRIRGVD; from the coding sequence ATGACGGTCGACGCCCTGGCCGAGCCCGTCGAACGGGTCGGCCGAGGCTGGACGGCGGCGCTGTCGCTGGCCAACGTGGCGATCTGGGTGGGCTGGTACGGCCCGCTGCAGATCCTGCTCGCCCAGCAGGCGGAGGACTTCGCGCCCGGCACCGGGATGTCGAAGGAGACCCTGCTGGCGTGGGTGACCGGCATGGGCGCGGTCGTGTCACTGCTGGCGAACCCGTTCTTCGGCGCGCTGTCGGACCGCACCACGGCCCGCTGGGGTCGCCGTACGCCGTGGATCGTGGCCGGCGCGGCGGGCGGCGCGCTGTCGCTGCTGCTGCTCGCCGGCGCGGACGGGCTGTGGACGATGGCGCTCGGCTGGTGCCTGGTCCAGCTGACCCTGAACGCGGCCTTCGCGGCGGTGACGGCCGCGGTGCCGGACCGGGTGCCGCGGCTTCAACGGGGCGTGGTGGGCGGCTGGTTGGGCGCGGCACAGATCCTCGGCGCGGTCGCCGGGACGGGGCTGGCGACGGCGGTGGGCGGGATCGGGGCGGGGTACGCGGCGTGCGCGGTGTTCGCGGTGGCGGGGGTGCTGCCGTACGTGCTGCGGTACCGGGATCTCAGGCTGGGGGCCGCGGACCGGCCGACATGGTCATGGCGCTCGTTCGCGACCGGCTTCTGGCTGAGCCCGCGCCGCTACCCCGACTTCGGCTGGGCCTGGCTGACCCGATTCCTGATCAACCTCAGCAACGCGCTGGTGATCCTCTACCTGCTGTACTACCTGCGGGACCGCCTGCATTACGCGGACCCCGAGCAGGGCGTGCTGATCCTGACCGCGGTGAACAGCGTGACCCTGCTGGCCACGGTCGTGGTGGGCGGCGCCTGGTCGGACCGAGTGGGCCGCCGCAAGCCGTTCGTCCACTGGTCCGGCGTACTGATGGCGGCGGCCACGGCCCTGCTGTCCGTCTGGCAGACCTGGCCGAGCGCGATCGTCGTGGCGGCACTGCTGGGCCTCGGCCTCGGGGTGTTCATGTCGGTCGACTTCGCCCTGATGACGGACGTACTGCCGAAGGCCCTGGACCGCGGCAAGGACCTCGGCGTCATCAACGTGGCGAACGCATTGCCCCAGGTGGCGGCCCCCGCCGTCGCCGCCCCGATCGTCACGCACCTGGGCGGATACCGGGTTCTGTACGTGGTGGCGGCGGTGGCGGGGCTGGCGGGGGCGGTGCTGGTGGGACGTATCAGAGGCGTGGACTAG
- a CDS encoding protealysin inhibitor emfourin, whose translation MRIQVRRTGGFAGIERHAEVDTSGRPDAQEWQALAERAVADGRGTPPIGVPDGFSYQITVDGRTVYCSDPRLTDEQRKLISRVLKEGA comes from the coding sequence ATGCGTATTCAGGTACGACGCACGGGCGGATTCGCGGGTATCGAGCGGCACGCCGAGGTGGACACCTCGGGGCGGCCCGACGCCCAGGAGTGGCAGGCCCTGGCCGAGCGCGCGGTCGCGGACGGCCGGGGCACGCCCCCGATCGGGGTTCCGGACGGCTTCAGCTACCAGATCACCGTCGACGGCAGAACGGTGTACTGCTCGGACCCCCGGCTCACGGACGAGCAGCGCAAGCTGATCAGCCGGGTGCTGAAGGAAGGGGCGTAA
- a CDS encoding M4 family metallopeptidase has translation MTTNGGFEPVFCTVVPPHVLDKLARNDDPALSGPARRTLMRDSELRGRRRVTTEFALAAAPTAKAPSDQPLRTIYDAEHGTALPGTKVRGEGTDPGQDATVNRAYAGLGATFDLFLKAYARHSIDGDGLPLDATVHYDENYNNAFWNGEQMVFGDGDGEIFLDFTIPIDVIGHELTHGVTQYTANLTYYGQPGALNESMSDVFGALIKQYTLGQTAAEADWLIGAGLLAPSVSGKALRSMKEPGTAYDDDVLGKDPQPATMDDYVRTGRDNGGVHINSGIPNHAFYLAATALGGHAWEKAGQIWYDVLTGGELSDRALFTDFAGLTVKAARERFGDGGEELQAVAKAWEQVGVRIL, from the coding sequence ATGACGACGAACGGGGGCTTCGAGCCCGTCTTCTGCACCGTCGTACCGCCACACGTCCTCGACAAGCTGGCACGGAACGACGACCCCGCACTCTCCGGTCCCGCCCGGCGGACCCTGATGCGCGACAGCGAGCTGCGCGGCAGGCGCCGCGTCACGACCGAGTTCGCCCTCGCGGCCGCCCCGACGGCGAAGGCACCGTCGGACCAGCCGCTGCGCACGATCTACGACGCCGAGCACGGCACCGCGCTGCCCGGCACCAAGGTCCGCGGCGAGGGCACCGACCCCGGCCAGGACGCCACGGTCAACCGCGCCTACGCCGGCCTCGGCGCCACCTTCGATCTCTTCCTCAAGGCCTACGCCCGCCACTCCATCGACGGCGACGGCCTGCCCCTGGACGCCACCGTCCACTACGACGAGAACTACAACAACGCCTTCTGGAACGGCGAGCAGATGGTGTTCGGCGACGGTGACGGCGAGATCTTCCTCGACTTCACCATCCCGATCGACGTCATCGGCCACGAGCTCACCCACGGCGTCACCCAGTACACGGCGAACCTCACGTACTACGGCCAGCCGGGCGCGCTGAACGAGTCCATGTCGGACGTCTTCGGCGCCCTCATCAAGCAGTACACACTCGGCCAGACCGCCGCCGAGGCCGACTGGCTGATCGGCGCGGGGCTGCTCGCGCCCAGCGTCTCCGGCAAGGCCCTGCGTTCCATGAAGGAGCCGGGCACCGCCTACGACGACGACGTGCTCGGCAAGGACCCGCAGCCCGCGACCATGGACGACTACGTCCGCACCGGCCGTGACAACGGCGGCGTCCACATCAACTCCGGCATCCCCAACCACGCCTTCTACCTGGCCGCCACCGCCCTCGGCGGCCACGCCTGGGAGAAGGCGGGACAGATCTGGTACGACGTCCTGACCGGCGGCGAGCTGTCGGACCGGGCCCTGTTCACCGACTTCGCGGGGCTCACCGTCAAGGCCGCGCGCGAGCGCTTCGGCGACGGCGGCGAGGAGCTCCAGGCCGTGGCGAAGGCATGGGAGCAGGTCGGGGTGCGGATCCTCTGA
- a CDS encoding GH1 family beta-glucosidase: MATNPIPQFPAGFLWGVSTSAHQIEGAADEREPSVWDAFTAEPGKVKDGSTAAVACDHYHRYGEDVALLADLGVGAYRFSISWPRVNAPKGLDFYDRLVDELCAAGVRPVPTLFHWDLPVALDWLDRDTAARFAEYVSVVAERLGDRVKKWITLNEPAEHTLLGHALGTHAPGRQLLFDALPVAHHQLLAHGLAVRALRAAGAADIGVANSHGPTWPASREQADVEAADFYDVLLNRLFADPLLLGEYPAGLGELMPGGPEGIESDLKVIAEPLDFYGINYYAPTRVGAPQGTEIEFGGVTMPAELPFSVREIEDVPTTDFGWPVLPEGLTELLTGFRERYGDRLPPVVITENGCSYEGIDDQERIAYLDGHIRALHQAVEAGVDVRGYFVWSLLDNFEWAEGYARRFGLVHVDYETLTRTPKASYGWLRDVLRAQG, translated from the coding sequence ATGGCGACGAACCCGATACCTCAGTTCCCGGCCGGCTTCCTGTGGGGTGTGTCCACTTCGGCCCATCAGATCGAAGGCGCTGCGGACGAGCGTGAACCGTCCGTCTGGGACGCCTTCACGGCCGAGCCGGGAAAGGTGAAGGACGGCTCCACGGCCGCGGTGGCCTGCGACCACTACCACCGCTACGGCGAGGACGTGGCGCTGCTCGCGGACCTGGGCGTGGGCGCGTACCGCTTCTCGATCTCGTGGCCGCGGGTGAACGCGCCGAAGGGCCTCGACTTCTACGACCGCCTGGTGGACGAGCTGTGCGCGGCGGGCGTACGGCCGGTGCCGACGCTGTTCCACTGGGATCTGCCGGTCGCGCTGGACTGGCTCGACCGGGACACGGCCGCCCGTTTCGCCGAGTACGTGTCCGTGGTCGCCGAGCGGCTGGGCGACCGCGTCAAGAAGTGGATCACCCTCAACGAGCCGGCCGAGCACACGTTGCTCGGCCACGCGCTCGGCACCCACGCACCGGGCAGGCAGCTCCTCTTCGACGCCCTCCCTGTCGCCCACCACCAGCTGCTGGCCCACGGTCTCGCCGTACGGGCCCTGCGCGCGGCCGGCGCCGCGGACATCGGGGTCGCCAACTCGCACGGGCCGACGTGGCCGGCGTCGCGGGAGCAGGCGGATGTGGAGGCGGCGGACTTCTACGACGTACTGCTGAACCGGCTGTTCGCGGATCCTCTGCTGCTGGGCGAATACCCGGCCGGACTCGGCGAGTTGATGCCGGGAGGCCCCGAAGGCATCGAGTCGGACCTGAAGGTCATCGCGGAGCCGCTGGACTTCTACGGCATCAACTACTACGCGCCGACCCGCGTGGGCGCCCCGCAGGGCACCGAGATCGAGTTCGGCGGGGTGACCATGCCCGCCGAACTGCCCTTCTCGGTGCGGGAGATCGAGGATGTGCCGACGACGGACTTCGGCTGGCCGGTGCTCCCCGAAGGCCTGACGGAGCTGCTCACCGGCTTCCGTGAGCGGTACGGCGACCGGCTGCCGCCCGTCGTCATCACCGAGAACGGCTGCAGTTACGAGGGCATCGACGACCAGGAGCGGATCGCCTACCTGGACGGCCACATCCGCGCGCTGCACCAGGCGGTGGAGGCGGGCGTGGACGTGCGCGGGTACTTCGTCTGGTCGCTGCTCGACAACTTCGAGTGGGCGGAGGGGTACGCGCGCCGGTTCGGGCTGGTGCATGTGGACTACGAGACGCTGACGCGGACTCCCAAGGCGTCGTACGGCTGGCTGCGGGACGTGCTCCGGGCACAGGGATGA